From one Lycium barbarum isolate Lr01 chromosome 6, ASM1917538v2, whole genome shotgun sequence genomic stretch:
- the LOC132644029 gene encoding uncharacterized protein LOC132644029 produces MAKAMDIVASSMTEKEISNIEDNEESLEANLAHISRQAGLSPNSSLKSGKKGKKGSHMKGQHLTRDVPKKAAAMKEHNRHMISTLVYAKCDAFERLQLWDSIYHLSANIDIPWMVGGDFNVVLNKEEKIGGTPIVPQDYEHFAFCINSCELEETTFKGSPFTWWNGRAGNDCIFERLDRMDIVKDNWPGDSKGDPFLNFKKKIKQVKGALSAWSKVAFGDIFKQLIIREEIVRAKEQLFEEDPSGENRCILQLAQAEMKKYLHFEKEFWKQKSCYTWFAEGDRYTKFFHSIFNGRRKRLQVKRIQVANGVWLENEEGIVQGAVQFFQDHFTQEVCSSDFSMINFVPRLVIDEYNEMLCAPSTEDEVKKACWNIVGIDVYKVVKAFYEGHTLPKSVTHTNLVLLPKKGVVQQFTDLRLISLSNFVNKVISRIMHDRLDKILHEMISPNQFGFVKNRSIIENVLLTQEIMTDIRKRGKPANVIIKLDMAKAYDRVSWQFLTKVLERMGFDGAFVDKIWRLLANNWYSVMLNGRSHGFFHSTRGVKQGDPLSPPLFVLVVEVLSRALNSLFDCEQYKGYGMPKLSANLNHLAYADDTIIFTSADKVSLEMIMKVLRKYEGVSVHKIHRNKSCFYLHQNVSATLCHEVEQTTGLTRGVFPFMYLGCPIFNTRKKKVYFNELIKKVKNMLQNWKGRLLSFGGKAVLITSVLQSMPLYLLSSMAPTKYNLNELHKIFARFFWSNKEEGKSRHCYGGGLEPPAHCGLPICGISILGPIADLMPTNFPIDETIQDVKDMMINGQWNLPRLQQTVPEDLVERITHSLNRDTIDQSIDKAWWMLNANGKFTVSSAWEKIRCYAQPQQETLEHIFLTGDYATTVWNFFTNAAGIQGPFVQVKQAVKTLWDAKCSAKLKPLTRKVGDTSCLVAEAKAMYDGLVYCVTNQLLPLYFESDSLSLVKMVEGEWDVPWSISLEVYNIIEWRRKGVIQIGHVMREGNQLADFLANHIFSFAGTICFENFMELPAVAKRLVNIDKMQMPSFKFKPVFAREPN; encoded by the exons ttatcatttgtcTGCTAACATAGACATACCTTGGATGGTTGGAGGAGATTTTAATGTGGTTCTGAATAAGGAAGAGAAAATTGGTGGTACTCCTATTGTCCCTCAAGATTATGAACACTTTGCCTTCTGCATAAATTCTTGTGAGCTGGAGGAAACTACTTTCAAAGGTAGTCCAtttacatggtggaatgggaggGCTGGAAATGACTGCATATTTGAGAGGTTGGATAGAATG GATATTGTTAAAGACAATTGGCCTGGGGACAGTAAGGGTGATCCTTTTTTGAATTTCAAGAAGAAGATTAAACAAGTTAAAGGGGCATTATCAGCTTGGAGTAAGGTGGCTTTTGGTGACATCTTCAAACAACTCATTATAAGGGAGGAGATTGTGAGGGCGAAAGAACAGTTGTTTGAAGAAGATCCTTCTGGGGAGAATAGATGTATTCTGCAGCTAGCACAAGCAGAAATGAAGAAATATCTACATTTTGAGAAAGAATTTTGGAAACAAAAATCTTGTTATACCTGGTTTGCTGAGGGTGATAGATACACAAAGTTCTTCCATAGTATTTTCAATGGtagaagaaaaaggctacaagtGAAGAGAATCCAAGTTGCTAATGGTGTTTGGCTTGAGAATGAGGAAGGAATTGTTCAAGGTGCAGTGCAGTTTTTTCAGGATCATTTTACTCAAGAAGTTTGTAGTTCAGACTTTTCTATGATAAATTTTGTGCCCAGATTAGTTATTGATGAATACAATGAAATGTTGTGTGCCCCTTCCACAGAAGATGAAGTTAAAAAG GCCTGCTGGAATATAGTTGGGATAGATGTCTATAAAGTAGTGAAGGCATTCTATGAAGGTCATACTCTTCCTAAGTCTGTCACTCACACAAATCTGGTGCTCCTTCCTAAGAAGGGGGTGGTTCAGCAGTTCACTGATTTGAGGCTTATAAGTTTGAGTAACTTTGTCAATAAAGTTATTTCTAGAATTATGCATGATAGGCTAGACAAGATCTTACATGAGATGATTTCTCCTAAccagtttgggtttgtgaagaatAGAAGTATCATTGAGAATGTTCTACTCACTCAAGAAATTATGACTGATATCAGGAAAAGAGGCAAGCCTGCTAATGTGATCATCAAGCTAGACATGGCTAAAGCCTATGATAGAGTGTCATGGCAGTTTTTAACCAAAGTTTTGGAAAGGATGGGATTCGATGGAGCATTTGTGGATAAGATATGGAGGTTGCTAGCTAACAACTGGTACTCAGTTATGTTAAATGGCCGGTCCCATGGTTTCTTTCACTCAACTAGGGGAGTGAAACAAGGTGATCCTTTATCACCTCCTTTGTTTGTTCTAGTTGTAGAGGTGCTATCAAGAGCTCTTAACTCTTTATTTGATTGTGAACAATACAAGGGGTATGGTATGCCTAAATTGAGTGCCAACTTAAACCATCttgcatatgcagatgacaccattATCTTTACCTCAGCAGATAAGGTGTCATTGGAGATGATCATGAAAGTATTGAGGAAGTATGAAGGTGTTTCAGTACATAAAATCCATAGAAACAAGAGTTGTTTCTATTTACATCAGAATGTTTCAGCTACTTTATGTCATGAGGTGGAGCAGACTACAGGGCTCACTAGAGGAGTCTTCCCATTTATGTACTTAGGCTGTCCAATATTCAATACTAGAAAGAAGAAGGTGTACTTTAATGAATTGATCAAGAAGGTTAAAAACATGCTGCAGAATTGGAAGGGCAGGCTCCTTTCTTTTGGTGGTAAGGCAGTCTTAATCACTAGTGTACTTCAAAGTATGCCTCTATATCTGTTATCATCCATGGCACCTACTAAATACAATTTGAATGAGCTACACAAAATCTTTGCAAGATTTTTCTGGAGCAataaagaagaaggaaaaagTAGACATTG ttatggtggaggTTTAGAACCACCTGCACATTGTGGGCTACCTATATGTGGAATAAGTATT CTAGGTCCAATAGCTGATTTGATGCCTACAAACTTTCCCATTGATGAAACCATTCAGGATGTGAAAGACATGATGATAAATGGACAGTGGAATCTCCCTAGGCTTCAACAAACTGTGCCAGAGGATTTAGTAGAACGCATCACACATAGCTTAAATAGAGATACAATTGATCAATCTATAGACAAGGCTTGGTGGATGCTTAATGCAAATGGTAAATTCACAGTTTCAAGTGCTTGGGAAAAGATCAG GTGTTACGCACAACCACAACAAGAAACCTTAGAACATATATTCCTAACAGGAGACTATGCAACAACAGTATGGAATTTTTTTACAAATGCAGCTGGTATTCAAGGACCTTTTGTGCAGGTGAAACAGGCAGTGAAAACATTGTGGGATGCTAAATGCTCAGCTAAGTTGAAACCTCT TACAAGGAAAGTGGGGGATACAAGCTGTCTAGTTGCAGAAGCTAAGGCAATGTATGATGGTTTGGTTTATTGTGTAACAAACCAGCTATTGCCTCTTTATTTTGAGTCTGATTCTTTGAGCTTAGTGAAGATGGTGGAAGGTGAATGGGATGTGCCATGGTCTATAAGTTTGGAGGTTTACAACATTATTGAGTGGAGAAGGAAAGGAGTAATCCAGATTGGGCATGTAATGAGGGAAGGAAACCAGCTCGCAGACTTTCTAGCTAACCATATCTTTAGTTTTGCAGGTACAATATGCTTTGAAAACTTCATGGAGTTACCAGCAGTTGCAAAAAGGCTGGTAAACATTGACAAAATGCAGATGCCATCTTTCAAATTCAAGCCAGTTTTTGCCAGAGAGCCTAACTGA